A DNA window from Flavisolibacter ginsenosidimutans contains the following coding sequences:
- a CDS encoding sigma-54 interaction domain-containing protein: MDLQSIKNRFGIIGNSPALNYALQVASQVANTDLTVLIAGESGVGKEAFSHIIHSLSARKHASFIAVNCGAIPEGTIDSELFGHEKGSFTGAVDSRKGYFETVNGGTIFLDEIGEMPLGTQARLLRVLETGEFIRVGSSKVQKTDVRVITATNKDLLNLVQQGRFREDLYYRLNTVPIRVPALRDRKEDILVLFRKFAVDFAERYKTTPVQLDEDARQRIVNYPWPGNVRELKNMAEQISVLATDKLVNTKELSKFLPDSPVGNRLPVLAHAAGTDGHEFNNEREILYKLFFDMKRDVTELKRLFFDVMKNPAVAAQNPSFFADIKELQPTESSSPVIVSGTMPASPQPVIVHNNIQEHEEVEESLNIMDKEKELIIKALKKHRGKRKDAALDLGISERTLYRKLKEYDIDL, translated from the coding sequence ATGGATTTACAAAGCATCAAAAACAGGTTCGGCATCATTGGCAACTCCCCTGCTCTTAATTACGCTTTGCAAGTAGCGTCGCAGGTGGCAAACACGGACTTAACGGTATTAATCGCTGGGGAAAGCGGCGTGGGCAAAGAAGCCTTCTCGCACATCATACATTCTTTGTCGGCCCGCAAGCACGCCTCTTTTATTGCCGTCAACTGCGGTGCCATCCCCGAAGGAACAATCGACTCGGAATTGTTTGGTCACGAAAAAGGATCGTTCACCGGTGCGGTGGACAGCCGCAAGGGTTATTTTGAAACCGTAAACGGCGGCACCATTTTTCTTGATGAAATCGGCGAAATGCCGCTCGGTACGCAGGCTCGTTTGCTGCGTGTTTTGGAAACCGGCGAATTCATCCGTGTGGGTTCGTCAAAAGTGCAGAAGACCGATGTTCGTGTCATTACTGCTACCAACAAAGATTTGCTGAACCTTGTGCAGCAAGGAAGGTTTCGCGAGGATTTATACTACCGTTTAAACACAGTGCCCATTCGCGTTCCGGCCCTGCGCGACCGCAAAGAAGACATCTTGGTTTTGTTTCGAAAGTTTGCGGTTGATTTTGCCGAACGTTACAAAACCACACCGGTGCAGTTGGACGAAGATGCCCGCCAACGGATTGTAAATTATCCCTGGCCGGGAAATGTTCGCGAATTGAAAAACATGGCCGAACAAATTTCTGTTTTGGCGACCGATAAACTGGTAAACACAAAAGAGCTGTCGAAGTTTTTGCCCGATTCACCCGTCGGAAATCGCTTGCCGGTTTTGGCTCACGCAGCCGGCACTGACGGTCACGAGTTCAATAACGAACGCGAGATTTTGTACAAGCTTTTCTTCGACATGAAGCGCGACGTAACGGAATTGAAACGCCTGTTTTTTGACGTGATGAAAAATCCCGCAGTGGCCGCGCAGAACCCGTCCTTCTTTGCCGACATAAAAGAATTGCAGCCAACAGAAAGCAGTTCGCCGGTGATTGTTTCGGGCACAATGCCCGCTTCGCCGCAGCCAGTTATCGTACACAACAACATTCAGGAACACGAAGAAGTGGAAGAAAGCCTGAACATCATGGACAAAGAAAAAGAACTCATCATCAAGGCGTTAAAAAAACACAGAGGCAAACGCAAAGACGCGGCGCTTGACTTGGGCATCAGCGAACGAACCTTGTACCGCAAGTTGAAAGAATACGACATTGATCTGTAA
- a CDS encoding (Fe-S)-binding protein: MHVPSMAEMTANGETPEILFWVGCAGSFDQRAQKVTKAFATILTHVGIKYAILGKEEMCTGDPARRAGNEFLFQMMAYQNIQTLNTYGVKKIVTICPHCFNIFKNEYPELGGNYEVIHHTTFLQQLIDEGRIKLTDATAFKGKKITYHDSCYLGRGNGIYEAPRKVLEALDAELIEMKRCRKNGLCCGAGGAQMFKEEEPGRTRINLERSAEAIGTGAEILAAACPFCNTMLTDGVKAAEKEDSVKVLDVAEIIAQSLNPQTP, from the coding sequence ATGCACGTTCCTTCCATGGCCGAAATGACCGCAAACGGCGAAACGCCGGAAATTCTTTTCTGGGTTGGCTGTGCCGGCAGCTTCGATCAGCGGGCACAAAAAGTAACAAAGGCTTTTGCTACCATCTTAACTCACGTCGGTATCAAATATGCCATTCTTGGCAAGGAAGAAATGTGTACGGGAGATCCCGCACGCAGGGCCGGTAACGAATTTCTTTTTCAAATGATGGCCTACCAAAACATTCAAACGCTGAATACCTACGGCGTAAAAAAAATCGTTACCATCTGTCCACACTGCTTCAACATTTTTAAGAACGAATACCCCGAGCTTGGCGGTAATTACGAAGTCATTCACCACACCACTTTTTTACAGCAACTGATTGACGAAGGAAGAATAAAACTCACCGACGCCACAGCCTTCAAAGGCAAAAAAATCACCTATCACGACAGTTGCTACCTGGGCCGCGGCAACGGCATTTATGAAGCACCGCGCAAAGTGTTGGAAGCTTTGGACGCCGAGTTAATTGAGATGAAACGCTGCCGCAAAAACGGTTTGTGCTGCGGCGCCGGCGGTGCGCAAATGTTTAAAGAAGAAGAACCGGGACGAACAAGAATCAACCTGGAACGTAGCGCAGAAGCAATTGGCACTGGCGCTGAAATTTTGGCGGCGGCTTGTCCGTTTTGTAACACCATGCTCACCGACGGCGTGAAAGCGGCCGAAAAAGAAGACAGCGTAAAAGTTTTGGACGTAGCCGAAATCATTGCCCAAAGCTTAAACCCCCAAACTCCCTAA
- a CDS encoding LysE family translocator translates to MFKLLRVFATGIFVSFIGAIPLGTQNIAAMQIAISDSVREALLFSFGLIIVDVFYIYLTLRAMQWIQSQKRLFNALEWVTLLIVFSLAASNFYAALHPAVHKNILLSNSLPRFWLGFAMNALNPLQIPFWFGWSTVLFSKKLLQPRWKHYHLFVAGASVGFFSALLLFIFGGRLIAEKISSHQEVVYFVIGCIFVATGLLQVWKMAKKKDVEHTLQHPEEITSRFEHTVDNINNQTN, encoded by the coding sequence ATGTTTAAACTTCTCCGCGTTTTTGCAACGGGCATTTTTGTAAGTTTTATCGGAGCAATTCCGTTAGGAACGCAAAACATCGCGGCCATGCAAATTGCCATTTCCGACAGCGTGCGGGAAGCCTTGCTGTTTTCGTTTGGGCTCATCATCGTTGACGTGTTTTACATCTATCTCACATTGCGGGCCATGCAGTGGATACAAAGCCAAAAGCGCTTGTTCAATGCCTTGGAATGGGTAACGCTGCTGATTGTTTTCTCGCTGGCCGCATCCAATTTTTATGCAGCGCTGCATCCTGCAGTTCACAAAAATATTTTGCTCAGCAATTCGTTGCCGCGGTTCTGGCTAGGCTTTGCGATGAATGCCCTGAACCCTTTGCAAATACCGTTTTGGTTCGGCTGGAGCACGGTGTTGTTTTCCAAAAAATTGCTTCAGCCGCGATGGAAGCATTACCATCTTTTTGTCGCCGGTGCATCGGTTGGTTTTTTCTCGGCGCTTTTGCTTTTCATTTTTGGCGGACGGTTGATTGCCGAAAAAATTAGCAGTCACCAGGAGGTCGTTTACTTCGTCATTGGTTGCATATTCGTTGCCACAGGTTTGTTGCAAGTTTGGAAAATGGCAAAGAAGAAAGATGTTGAACATACCCTGCAACACCCTGAAGAAATAACCAGTAGATTTGAACACACTGTTGACAACATAAATAACCAAACCAATTGA
- a CDS encoding DinB family protein: MLNQPFIAELKHEAASTKRILERVPEDKFDWKPHEKSMTLGRLTSHVAELPGFMNSILTMDEVDFAKGHYKAIHNKTSKELMNTFQEKLDEVMQTLQNTSDEKMQANFTLRSGEHVIATLPRTVALRSMAMNHILHHRGQIAVYLRLLDIPVPGLYGPSADEM; encoded by the coding sequence ATGCTCAATCAACCGTTTATTGCCGAATTAAAACACGAAGCCGCATCAACGAAAAGAATTCTGGAAAGGGTTCCCGAAGACAAGTTCGACTGGAAGCCACACGAAAAGTCAATGACCCTGGGCCGCTTGACTTCGCACGTTGCAGAATTGCCCGGCTTCATGAATTCCATTTTAACGATGGACGAAGTTGATTTTGCAAAAGGCCATTATAAGGCGATTCACAACAAAACATCGAAGGAATTGATGAACACCTTCCAGGAAAAATTGGACGAAGTGATGCAGACCTTGCAAAACACAAGCGACGAAAAAATGCAGGCGAATTTCACCTTGCGTAGTGGTGAGCATGTCATTGCCACGCTTCCCCGCACGGTGGCCCTTCGTTCCATGGCGATGAACCACATCCTTCACCACCGCGGGCAAATCGCCGTTTACCTTCGATTGCTCGATATCCCGGTTCCGGGCCTGTACGGTCCCAGTGCGGATGAAATGTAA
- the miaB gene encoding tRNA (N6-isopentenyl adenosine(37)-C2)-methylthiotransferase MiaB encodes MIEELLQNKKHDEARQGEAYAPFALDPNNYKRRFYIESYGCQMNFSDSEIVASILQGEGFGATRNFEDADLILLNTCSIREKAEQTVRKRLTEFRKLKQSRPAMLVGVLGCMAERLKSKFLEEEKLVDLVVGPDAYRTLPGLIAEADGGQKSINVLLSREETYADISPVRLNSNGITAFVSIMRGCNNMCAFCVVPFTRGRERSRDVKSIMAECQDLYDAGYKEVTLLGQNVDSYYYVGEDNKPVTFAALLERVALISPGLRVRFSTSHPKDITDDVLHTMAEYENICKYIHLPLQSGSSRVLQMMNRNYSREWYMAKVDRIREIMPDCGISSDIIAGFCTETEDEHKETVSLMEYAKYDMSYMFFYSERPGTLAQRRYQDDVPEDVKKRRLVEIVETQNRLSLQSNKDDLGKTFKVLIEATSKRSETDWMGRSSQNKVIVFPKEKYDLKPGDYVNVKVNDCTQATLLGEIVQVF; translated from the coding sequence ATGATAGAAGAATTGTTACAAAATAAAAAGCACGACGAGGCAAGACAAGGTGAAGCCTATGCACCTTTTGCGCTTGACCCAAACAATTACAAGCGCCGATTTTACATTGAAAGCTACGGCTGCCAAATGAATTTCAGCGACAGCGAGATTGTGGCCTCCATTCTTCAGGGCGAAGGTTTTGGCGCAACACGAAACTTTGAAGACGCGGATTTAATTCTATTAAACACCTGCTCCATTCGCGAGAAAGCAGAACAAACAGTGCGCAAGCGGTTAACCGAATTCCGAAAGCTGAAGCAATCACGTCCCGCAATGCTTGTAGGTGTGTTGGGTTGCATGGCCGAACGGTTGAAATCAAAATTTCTGGAGGAAGAAAAACTGGTTGATCTCGTTGTGGGCCCCGATGCCTACCGCACACTTCCTGGTTTAATTGCCGAAGCGGATGGCGGACAAAAAAGCATAAACGTTTTACTCAGTCGCGAGGAAACTTACGCAGATATTTCACCTGTGCGCCTGAACAGCAACGGCATAACGGCTTTTGTCAGCATCATGCGTGGCTGCAACAACATGTGTGCGTTTTGCGTGGTTCCGTTTACAAGAGGCCGGGAAAGAAGTCGTGATGTCAAGAGCATTATGGCCGAATGTCAGGATTTATACGACGCCGGCTACAAAGAAGTAACCCTGCTCGGTCAGAACGTTGATTCTTATTACTATGTTGGTGAAGACAACAAGCCCGTTACGTTTGCGGCTTTGTTAGAGAGAGTGGCATTGATTTCCCCCGGTCTACGGGTTCGTTTTTCTACTTCGCACCCCAAGGACATTACCGATGATGTGCTGCATACGATGGCTGAATACGAGAATATTTGCAAGTACATTCATCTTCCGCTGCAGAGTGGTTCTTCGCGTGTGCTTCAAATGATGAATCGCAATTACAGTCGGGAGTGGTACATGGCCAAGGTTGACCGCATTCGCGAGATCATGCCCGATTGCGGCATCTCGTCCGATATTATTGCAGGCTTTTGCACCGAAACAGAGGACGAGCACAAAGAGACCGTGAGCTTGATGGAGTACGCGAAATATGATATGAGCTACATGTTTTTTTACAGCGAACGCCCCGGCACGCTGGCGCAGCGTCGCTACCAGGATGATGTTCCTGAAGACGTAAAAAAAAGAAGATTGGTGGAGATTGTAGAAACGCAAAACCGCCTTTCGCTTCAAAGCAACAAAGACGACCTTGGAAAAACGTTTAAAGTATTGATTGAAGCAACGTCGAAGCGAAGCGAAACGGATTGGATGGGACGAAGCTCGCAAAACAAAGTGATTGTTTTTCCGAAAGAAAAATATGATTTAAAGCCCGGCGATTATGTGAACGTGAAAGTCAACGATTGCACGCAGGCAACCTTGCTGGGCGAAATAGTACAAGTATTTTAG
- a CDS encoding outer membrane beta-barrel protein, with protein sequence MRFCWLLFLALLSLSGFAQQGTLTGTVLDEKGKALENASVQLASFADSTKNISTTSDKNGLFLFSNIPFGYYRLRLTFVSLQPTLIDSIYFRAERYDFNLNDIVLKPKQTDNLQEIIIYSEKPLIQSKDGNITFNAGESALSQGSNASDLLAQVPLVTKDPDGKVLVRGKEPKILIDDKPVELNLQQLQDLLESLPGSSIEKIEVLTNPPPQYANEQGGVINIVTRKGAVGMSGRISLFAGTRGEFGSNGSFSYRKNGLAINANAGFAGNEFNGTGYSIRQNIYTDSSNHFNTNNQYRNHNLRPNFRANIDYEITKVHLLNVVLLYNGNDYSNNNLTTYQNLNRFDQLYKLSQRSIGSKGNGYNPNVSFTYTYKSKLPGEVFRLFTNLNYSNNTSERLFYQRFFNPDYSFNGNDSTQLQQTNNLSRGVNLRLSYDRPLNNKTTFISLGGYYNHSFSDIDVDALYKRKGDGEMLPLDLLSNYFLFHQNVTNYRASVKQLFGTTLSVTAGLSVEKTEIYFDLLKENRDTSNTYWTPLPFANVNKTWSNNTSLTFSYRRTIRRPGINELNPTRDFSDPYNIRSGNPALLASPAHNFDLVIGRSQGGFYANVGIGYNVVQDIFNQIRNLLPNGTTEIIWQNISGRKEYEMSTWSGYSFNRKFRLNASASYTYNRYGEYDKTFRKYRDGGSLTSNLNTVFILKDLYSATGSFTFNRFANPQGTVRNSLSMNLALQAKLLNKKLTVTLNAIDPIFRQSNHTFTYGTNFNLENYSSTQTKNYRLSLGYSFIKSAKKPSAKTQSAIKNFMGTKQ encoded by the coding sequence ATGAGGTTTTGCTGGCTTTTGTTTCTTGCCCTGCTTTCACTTTCGGGTTTTGCGCAGCAAGGCACCTTAACCGGAACTGTTTTAGATGAAAAAGGCAAGGCGCTTGAAAACGCAAGTGTTCAACTGGCATCGTTCGCCGACAGCACGAAAAACATTTCTACCACAAGCGATAAAAACGGACTCTTCTTATTTTCTAATATTCCCTTTGGTTATTACCGGTTGCGTTTAACCTTCGTTAGCTTGCAACCCACGCTCATTGACTCCATTTATTTTAGGGCTGAACGCTATGATTTCAATTTGAACGACATCGTGCTCAAGCCAAAGCAAACCGACAATCTCCAGGAAATAATTATTTATTCTGAAAAGCCGCTCATTCAAAGCAAGGATGGCAACATTACGTTCAACGCAGGTGAATCGGCCCTGAGCCAGGGAAGCAACGCCAGTGATTTGCTGGCCCAGGTGCCGCTTGTAACCAAAGACCCGGATGGAAAAGTTTTGGTAAGAGGCAAGGAGCCTAAAATTTTAATTGACGACAAACCGGTAGAACTGAACCTGCAGCAACTGCAAGACTTACTTGAGTCATTGCCCGGCAGTTCCATTGAAAAAATTGAAGTGCTGACCAATCCGCCGCCGCAATACGCTAATGAACAAGGCGGCGTAATAAACATTGTAACGCGAAAAGGCGCCGTGGGTATGAGCGGCCGCATTAGTTTGTTTGCCGGAACGAGAGGGGAGTTTGGGAGCAACGGAAGTTTTAGCTATCGTAAAAATGGCCTGGCAATTAACGCAAACGCGGGTTTTGCCGGAAACGAATTTAACGGCACCGGTTATTCGATTCGACAAAACATCTATACCGATTCAAGCAATCACTTCAACACAAACAATCAATACCGTAACCACAACCTGCGACCTAACTTTCGTGCAAACATTGATTACGAAATCACCAAAGTGCATTTGCTAAACGTGGTGCTGCTGTATAACGGAAACGATTACAGCAACAACAATCTAACTACCTATCAAAACCTTAATCGCTTTGACCAATTGTACAAATTAAGCCAACGCTCTATTGGCAGCAAAGGCAACGGTTACAATCCGAACGTGAGTTTTACGTACACCTATAAATCGAAATTGCCCGGCGAGGTTTTTCGTTTGTTCACCAATCTGAATTATTCCAACAATACGAGTGAACGGCTGTTTTACCAACGGTTCTTCAACCCCGATTACAGTTTTAACGGGAACGATTCAACGCAGTTGCAGCAAACAAACAACCTTTCAAGAGGCGTTAACCTGCGCCTGAGTTACGACCGGCCGCTAAACAACAAAACCACGTTCATTTCTTTGGGCGGTTATTATAATCATTCATTCTCGGATATTGATGTAGATGCTTTGTATAAACGAAAAGGCGACGGCGAAATGCTGCCACTTGATTTGTTGAGCAATTACTTTTTGTTTCATCAAAACGTGACCAATTACCGGGCTTCGGTTAAGCAATTATTTGGAACAACGCTTAGCGTTACGGCCGGCTTGTCCGTGGAGAAAACAGAAATTTATTTTGATCTCTTGAAAGAAAACCGCGACACGTCAAACACTTACTGGACGCCACTTCCGTTCGCAAACGTGAACAAAACCTGGAGTAACAATACCAGCCTCACCTTCTCGTATCGCCGCACCATCCGAAGGCCCGGTATCAACGAATTAAATCCTACGAGAGATTTTTCTGATCCCTACAACATTCGTTCGGGCAACCCGGCCTTACTCGCCTCGCCAGCGCACAATTTTGATTTAGTGATTGGCCGTTCGCAAGGCGGCTTTTACGCCAATGTGGGCATCGGCTACAACGTTGTGCAGGACATTTTTAACCAAATCAGGAACCTCTTGCCAAACGGTACAACAGAGATTATTTGGCAGAACATTAGCGGGCGAAAAGAATACGAAATGAGCACCTGGAGTGGCTATTCGTTTAACCGGAAGTTTCGCCTCAACGCCAGTGCGAGTTATACTTATAACCGCTACGGCGAATACGATAAGACGTTTCGAAAATACCGAGACGGCGGCTCACTGACCTCAAACCTGAACACGGTTTTTATACTGAAAGACCTTTACAGCGCCACGGGCAGTTTTACCTTTAACCGTTTTGCAAATCCGCAGGGAACGGTGCGCAACAGTCTTAGCATGAACCTTGCGCTGCAAGCCAAACTACTGAACAAAAAGCTAACGGTTACGCTCAACGCCATTGATCCCATCTTCCGGCAAAGTAATCATACGTTTACCTACGGCACCAATTTCAATTTGGAGAATTACAGCTCCACACAAACAAAAAATTATCGCCTGAGTCTGGGCTATAGTTTTATAAAATCAGCAAAGAAGCCATCCGCGAAAACGCAATCGGCCATTAAAAATTTTATGGGCACAAAGCAATAG